CGACGAAATTTCCCCGAGCTCATACTCGACTCCATAGGCCACGGTTACAACGATCGACTCGAGGCTTTTATAACCGGGCCTGCGCTGGGCACGACCCACGCGCTCCCACCCTTGCTGGCGCCCCGATCGGCCCGCTCCGCTCGCGACCACCTCGCGCACGAATGCGACGGCTCGCGGTGAGCCCGCAACGATCATGCCCGCCTTGCGATCCCTTAACCACCTGGACCTAGTCCTACTCCAGCCCGATGGATGCGCACACGCACGcacaccaccgagctacgcacgcACAGACGCACGCAACCTGGACACTAGTCAGACACACCCCAAACCATGGCCAGACTACACACAAGTCGGACCATGGCCATACAATGGTTAGACTATGCCTAGTCTATGACTCACGCCACCACAGACTACACCCGACACGCCCAGCTCGTGCACGCACACACTCTGGACGTAGTCGCCGTGGCTTATTGCCCATCAACTTATACTccctaggacaagtatttccggacggaggaagtatttaggaacggatgaaTATATTAAGTGTCATAGTTCTTCGCAAATCGCAACAATGAAGAAGAAAACATTGATAAGGCCTTGTAGAAACTTTAAAGACCATGAAAGCAGCCAAATCCAGATGTATCAACGGGGAACCTAAACCGACAGGATCCCGAAGACCCGCCGAAGACACAGCTTCACCTCCGCAGATGATAAGCACATCAACGGAACGGGAAAATGTCAGGAAGAATATTTTTCCTGCATTATAGCAATGTCGCCGTCTCGATGCTCCAAACCAAACTTCAAGActctctaatatatatatatatacatatatatatatatatatatatatatatatatatatatatatatatatatatatatatatatatatatatatataacagccACTCGAGCATACATGCCGTTGCACGATAGGTCTCTATCTAATGTCGAGCTAGCTGCCGTCCATGACCATGCACCGACTCCCTCTTCTAGGATGACCCAGTCAGGCTGGGTTGCCATTCGGCCATTGAAGATCACCGCACTGGATCTCCAACACCGTCTGACAAAGACCGCCACTCGAGCATACATCTCCTTCGCCATTCCACCGCAGCCCTCCACAAAGCACGCGCGCGATCAGGACCTCCTCGTTGCTCTACGGCCTTCGCCCGGCAACACGGCACCAACCTCTCTCCACGAAACATTTTTTGTCCTGGTTAGGGGATGCTTGATTAGATAGAGAAGGGGGGAAAACTATACACGTGATTAGATCTGATTTTTTTGTGCTAAACTTGTAAGAAAATTTTCCGTGCCTCAAATATATTCCATAACGGCGAGAAATTATCTAAGGGGGTAGGAACAAAATTGGTTTGTGAATACTGTAATCCTAGATACTTTTTCTACAAATTTATGCTATACTAGTTTAGACAAAGTTTAGACGACTGATGCCAATTGTTGGTGTCTACCCCTTGCCCtagctctctctctgtctctcaccTGGCTCTCCCTCTCTCTTGCTGCACTCACatgacagaagaagaagaagaaaaggaatacaTAGAGGACACGGTGGAGTTTCCGGCGCACGTACGCCCCGCCGCACGAACGACGAAATTTCCCCGAGCTCATACTCGACTCCATAGGCCACGGTTACAACGATCGACTCGAGGCTTTTATAACCGGGCCTGCGCTGGGCACGACCCACGCGCTCCCACCCTTGCTGGCGCCCCGATCGGCCCGCTCCGCTCGCGGCCACCTCGCGCACGAATGCGACGGCTCGTGGTGAGCCCGCAGCGATCATGCCCGCCTTGCGATCCCTTAACTACCTGGACCTAGTCCTACTCCAGCCCGATGGATGCGCACACGCACGcacaccaccgagctacgcacgcACAGACGCACGCAACCTGGACACTAGTCAGACACACCCCAAACCATGGCCAGACTACACACAAGTCGGACCATGGCCATACAATGGTTAGACTATGCCTAGTCTATGACTCACGCCACCACAGACTACACCCGACACGCCCAGCTCGTGCACGCACACACTCTGGACGTAGTCGCCGTGGCTTATTGCCCATCAACTTATACTccctaggacaagtatttccggacggaggaagtatttaggaacggatgaaTATATTAAGTGTCATAGTTCTTCGCAAATCGCAACAATGAAGAAGAAAACATTGATAAGGCCTTGTAGAAACTTTAAAGACCATGAAAGCAGCCAAATCCAGATGTATCAACGGGGAACCTAAACCGACAGGATCCCGGAAGACCCGCCGAAGACACAGCTTCACCTCCGCAGATGATTAGCACATCAACGGAACGGGAAAATGTCAGGAAGAATATTTTTCCTGCATTATAGCAATGTCGCCGTCTCGATGCTCCAAACCAAACTTCAAGActctctaatatatatatatatatatatatatatatatatataacagccACTCGAGCATACATGCCGTTGCACGATAGGTCTCTATCTAATGTCGAGCTAGCTGCCGTCCATGACCATGCACCGACTCCCTCTTCTAGGATGACCCAGTCAGGCTGGGTTGCCATTCGGCCATTGAAGATCACCGCACTGGATCTCCAACACCGTCTGACAAAGACCGCCACTCGAGCATACATCTCCTTCGCCATTCCACCGCAGCCCTCCACAAAGCACGTGCGCGATCAGGACCTCTTCGTTGCTCTACGGCCTTCGCCCGGCAACACGGCACCAACCTCTCTCCACGAAACATTTTTTGTCCTGGTTAGGGGATGCTTGATTAGATAGAGAAGGGGGGAAAACTATACACGTGATTAGATCTGTTTTTTTGTGCTAAACTTGTAAGAAAATTTTCCGTGCCTCAAATATATTCCATAACGGCGAGAAATTATCTAAGGGGGTAGGAACAAAATTGGTTTGTGAATACTGTAATCCTAGATACTTTTTCTACAAATTTATGCTATACTAGTTTAGACAAAGTTTAGACGACTGATGCCAATTGTTGGTGTCTACCCCTTGCCCtagctctctctctgtctctcaccTGGCTCTCCCTCTCTCTTGCTGCACTCACatgacagaagaagaagaagaagaaaaggaatacaCAGAGGACACGGTGGAGTTTCCGGCGCACGTACGCCCCGCTGCACGAACGACGAAATTTCCCCGAGCTCATACTCGACTCCATAGGCCACGGTTACAACGATCGACTCGAGGCTTTTATAACCGGGCCTGCGCTGGGCACGACCCACGCGCTCCCACCCTTGCTGGCGCCCCGATCGGCCCGCTCCGCTCGCGGCCACCTCGCGCACGAATGCGACGGCTCGTGGTGAGCCCGCAGCGATCATGCCCGCCTTGCGATCCCTTAACCACCTGGACCTAGTCCTACTCCAGCCCGATGGATGCGCACACGCACGcacaccaccgagctacgcacgcACAGACGCACGCAACCTGGACACTAGTCAGACACACCCCAAACCATGGCCAGACTACACACAAGTCGGACCATGGCCATACAATGGTTGGACTATGCCTAGTCTATGACTCACGCCACCACAGACTACACCCGACACGCCCAGCTCGTGCACGCACACACTCTGGACGTAGTCGCCGTGGCTTATTGCCCATCAACTTATACTccctaggacaagtatttccggacggaggaagtatttaggaacggatgaaTATATTAAGTGTCATAGTTCTTCGCAAATCGCAACAATGAAGAAGAAAACATTGATAAGGCCTTGTAGAAACTTTAAAGACCATGAAAGCAGCCAAATCCAGATGTATCAACGGGGAACCTAAACCGACAGGATCCCGGAAGACCCGCCGAAGACACAGCTTCACCTCCGCAGATGATTAGCACATCAACGGAACGGGAAAATGTGAGGAAGAATATTTTTCCTGCATTATAGCAATGTCGCCGTCTCGATGCTCCAAACCAAACTTCAAGAttctctaatatatatatatatatatataacagccACTCGAGCATACATGCCGTTGCACGATAGGTCTCTATCTAATGTCGAGCTAGCTGCCGTCCATGACCATGCACCGACTCCCTCTTCTAGGATGACCCAGTCAGGCTGGGTTGCCATTCGGCCATTGAAGATCACCGCACTGGATCTCCAACACCGTCTGACAAAGACCGCCACTCGAGCATACATCTCCTTCGCCATTCCACCGCAGCCCTCCACAAAGCACGCGCGCGATCAGGACCTCCTCGTTGCTCTACGGCCTTCGCCCGGCAACACGGCACCAACCTCTCTCCACGAAACATTTTTTGTCCTGGTTAGGGGATGCTTGATTAGATAGAGAAGGGGGGAAAACTATACACGTGATTAGATCTGATTTTTTTGTGCTAAACTTGTAAGAAAATTTTCCGTGCCTCAAATATATTCCATAACGGCGAGAAATTATCTAAGGGGTAGGAACAAAATTGGTTTGTGAATACTGTAATCCTAGATACTTTTTCTACAAATTTATGCTATACTAGTTTAGACAAAGTTTAGACGACTGATGCCAATTGTTGGTGTCTACCCCTTGCCCtagctctctctctgtctctcaccTGGCTCTCCCTCGCTCTTGCTGCACTCACAtgacagaagaagaagaacaaaaggaATACACAGAGGACATGGTGGAGTTTCCGGCGCACGTACGCCCCGCCGCACGAACGACGAAATTTCCCCGAGCTCATACTCGACTCCATAGGCCACGGTTACAACGATCGACTCGAGGCTTTTATAACCGGGCCTGCGCTGGGCACGACCCACGCGCTCCCACCCTTGCTGGCGCCCCGATCGGCCCGCTCCGCTCGCGGCCACCTCGCGCACGAATGCGACGGCTCGTGGTGAGCCCGCAGCGATCATGCCCGCCTTGCGATCCCTTAACCACCTGGACCTAGTCCTACTCCAGCCCGATGGATGCGCACACGCACGcacaccaccgagctacgcacgcACAGACGCACGCAACCTGGACACTAGTCAGACACACCCCAAACCATGGCCAGACTACACACAAGTCGGACCATGGCCATACAATGGTTAGACTATGCCTAGTCTATGACTCACGCCACCACAGACTACACCCGACACGCCCAGCTCGTGCACGCACACACTCTGGACTTAGTCGCCGTGGCTTATTGCTCATCAACTTATACTccctaggacaagtatttccggacggaggaagtatttaggaacggatgaaTATATTAAGTGTCATAGTTCTTCGCAAATCGCAACAATGAAGAAGAAAACATTGATAAGGCCTTGTAGAAACTTTAAAGACCATGAAAGCAGCCAAATCCAGATGTATCAACGGGGAACCTAAACCGACAGGATCCCGGAAGACCCGCCGAAGACACAGCTTCACCTCCGCAGATGATTAGCACATCAACGGAACGGGAAAATGTCAGGAAGAATATTTTTCCTGCATTATAGCAATGTCGCCGTCTCGATGCTCCAAACCAAACTTCAAGActctctaatatatatatatatatatatatatatatatatatatatatatatatatatatatatatatatatataaatatatatatatatatatataaaacagcCACTCGAGCATACATGCCGTTGCACGATAGGTCTCTATCTAATGTCGAGCTTGCTGCCGTCCATGACCATGCACCGACTCCCTCTTCTAGGATGACCCAGTCAGGCTGGGTTGCCATTCGGCCATTGAAGATCACCGCACTGGATCTCCAACACCGTCTGACAAAGACCGCCACTCGAGCATACATCTCCTTCGCCATTCCACCGCAGCCCTCCACAAAGCACGCGTGCGATCAGGACCTCCTCGTTGCTCTACGGCCTTCGCCCGGCAACACGGCACCAACCTCTCCCATGAAACATTTTTTGTCCTGGTTAGGGGATGCTTGATTAGATAGAGAAGGGGGAAAAACTATACACGTGATTAGATCTGTTTTTTTTTGCTAAACTTGTAAGAAAATTTTCCGTGCCTCAAATATATTTCATAACGGCGAGAAATTATCTAAGGGGGTAGGAACAAAATTGGTTTGTGAATACTGTAATCCTAGACACTTTTTCTACAAATTTATGCTATACTAGTTTAGACAAAGTTTAGACGAAATAAAACTATATTTAGCACGAAAAATATCGCCATCTTATCTTAGGCGAGCCCAAAGGCAGAACGGCAAAAACCCCAACAAAGGGGAAAAGCtgaaccccgccgccgcccgccggaatGGCGAAGCCCGCGGCGTCCTTGGCCTCCCTCCTCCCACAGCTATGGCACCGGCCCttgccgccgccccccctcctcccCCGCGCCCTCTACTCCTCCTCCCCGCTCCTCACCACCCACCGcatcccacgccgccgccgccgcttctccCCCACCACGCACCTCGACGCCGCGGCCACCGCCAGAGCAACCAGAGCCGCCGACCCCGTAGAGGCCCTAACAGCCACCTCGTAAGCTCCCCTCAACCCCGCCCTCGCGAGCAGCTTCTGCTCCGCAGGCAGCACACTGATGGTGTTGGCATCTACCGCACCTGCAGGTACCCAGCGTACGACAGGCTTCTGCCCTGCCCGTCGAAGGACGACCCTCCGAGGATCGAGCACCTCGTCGCCCGGGAAGACGAGGTCGCCGGCGATTTCATCTCCAGGTCCCTCAACCTCCCCCCTCTGTAAGCACCCATACGCTCTGCATCTGTATCTGTTACGCTAGCTTATTGGAAGGTGAAATGCCTAGGCCGGCGCACGAGTGATTTGGTAACATTGTGGGCGTGAAGGTACGTTGCAGATCTCATCAGGTTCGGGGCCGTGTACTACGCCCTTGTTGCGCCGCAGCCGCCCCCCTACGCTGCTCCGGAGCATGTGAGGATCTTCAGAGAGGTGACAGAGCCTTCGCTCCTTCGCCAGAGGGCGTCCATTAAAGGGAAGACCGTGAGGGAGGCGCAGAAGACGTTCCGGGTGACGGACCCCAGCCAGCGCCTCGAGGCCGGCACTTATCTAAGGGTTCATGTGCATCCCAAACGGTTCCCCAGGTAAAATTCCGTAGTTATTTTTATCTGCTAGGATGGTTTGCATTGGTGACTACTATCAGTTATGTACTATAACTACTGTGATGCTGATTGACCACATTGGGTTGTGTACTAATGCGTCCGTGGTTTACCAAATATTATCAGGTGCTATGAAATTGACTGGAAATCCAGGGTAGTGGCGACCACTGATGACTTTGTTGTCCTCAATAAGCCAGCTGCAACATCAGTATGATCttttttttttttcctttctccccGGCTTTTATATCTTATGTACATTTCCAAGGTCTTTCTGCAAGTACTGGTTATGTTTCTGCAAGTAGCTATCTGGTTTCTCTAATTTAAGCACTTATTATCTGTGTCTTCAAAATTCCATTGACTATGCAATCCGTTTACTTCACTAAATCATTTACTTCACTAAATGTTGGCTCCATTTAAATTAAAATGTAACTAAATCGTGGCTTCATAAAATTAAAACGTAGCTAATTGCTGGCCTCACATAATTTTAAAAACTATACACCACTGATGTAAGAGGATGCACAAATGTAAGACCAGGATTATTCGTGAAACATGATTTTTAGTTTCAGAGCTAGTGGGTTGAGGAAAGATCTAGTTAGTGCATTAGGCCATGGATAGAAGTTTAAGGGTCCAAATTCCAAACTAATATCCGTTGATAATTTTTCAATGTGTAGGTAGGAGGTGCAACTGATAATATTGAGGAATCCTGTGTGGTTTTTACTTCACGTGCATTAGGATTGGAGAGCCCTTTAATGACAACTCATCAGATTGACAACTGTTCTGAGGGCTGGTTTGTCTTTTGCTACCAACTTATATAAACCACACTTTGTAGAATGCAAATAACTAATCCCATCCTTTTCACTTACTTTGAGAATTTGCAGTGTGGTATTGTCTAAAACCAAGGAATTCTGCTCAGTTTTCCATGGATTGATAAGGGTACGCTCTTTTATTGCTCAAATATAACATGTTGCTCTGTGAAACTCTGGTGACAATGGATTCTTTTTCTTCTGCAACAGGAAAAACAGGTTAAAAAAGTTTATCTCGCGCTTACAACGGAACCTGTGTCTCCAGGAATAATTACTCATTACATGCGTCCCCTTAATCGTGCTCCCAGACTTGTTGCAGAAGGTAATCCCTGAATTGCAGTTTGTTGCTCTAGTATGTTACTGTTAAAGTATGTTGGATTGCGATTCGCAAACATATTAGATTTCTGTTAAAATCTCCGATTTAACATATATGTAGTAACACACCATCATTAAATTGTGACCGTTCATTGCGACACGGAGTTTTGGCTCCTGGCTCATGGCCATACATGCACCCAGATGAAtagtaaaaaatgaaaaaatagcGAAAGAAATCATTTTGTTTTGTAGCAAACATAACCGAGGGTTCTAGCCACatataaattttcatgaaaaaatgGCATCCATGGTGTTCTAGGCGAGCACCGATTTTGTCTTCTCCATTCAGAACACCACGGATGACATTTCTTCACAAATATTTACACGTGAGTAGAACACTCGACCatgtttgttttaaaaaaaatggaaTTATTTAAATACGTATATTTTTGCTGCTCTTTTACTTTTCATTCAGGTGCGCGTGGAACCATGTCCACTTGATTTCATTGGAGATAAACAATTGTTTACGTATAAGACTCAAGTAGTACATGTATGTCAGATTTTTTAGTGTGCTGCCTTGTTACTCATTCAGTTGTGTCGATGCTGTTTGGATGTTAAAGAATTAAGCAGTCTATGACTTGACTGAAACAAGTATTTGCATAAACTTCTAGCCTGACGGGTAGCATCTGCAGCTATAAACTAACGTAATTAGTGTAATATTGTCTTAGCATTGGATATTGTACCAGACATGTATAGATAATCTGCTATCCTTACATTAGTAGATTAATGTTCTTGTTATACTTTGCCAGATCATATTGAAAGATGGCATCTCTGTCAAATGGAGATATTAGACTGTAAGAAGGTTCCATGGCCAAAACCGTTGATAACAAAAGTCCACAAAGTGGACAACTGTGGGTGGCCCAAACAGGAAGCTGCCTATGAATGTAAAATCAATCTCATGACAGGGAAAACTCATCAGGTATCGTATCTTTATGCTTCAAAGCAATTGTTTCTTTATTTACGGTTCATCGTTCATCTGTGATGTTACAAACTCCTATTTTATGGAAAGGACACCGTTAA
This region of Triticum aestivum cultivar Chinese Spring chromosome 2D, IWGSC CS RefSeq v2.1, whole genome shotgun sequence genomic DNA includes:
- the LOC123051723 gene encoding RNA pseudouridine synthase 6, chloroplastic, whose protein sequence is MAKPAASLASLLPQLWHRPLPPPPLLPRALYSSSPLLTTHRIPRRRRRFSPTTHLDAAATARATRAADPVEALTATSYPAYDRLLPCPSKDDPPRIEHLVAREDEVAGDFISRSLNLPPLYVADLIRFGAVYYALVAPQPPPYAAPEHVRIFREVTEPSLLRQRASIKGKTVREAQKTFRVTDPSQRLEAGTYLRVHVHPKRFPRCYEIDWKSRVVATTDDFVVLNKPAATSVGGATDNIEESCVVFTSRALGLESPLMTTHQIDNCSEGCVVLSKTKEFCSVFHGLIREKQVKKVYLALTTEPVSPGIITHYMRPLNRAPRLVAEDHIERWHLCQMEILDCKKVPWPKPLITKVHKVDNCGWPKQEAAYECKINLMTGKTHQIRAQLAAIGAPIVGDSAYMTGVIAAMANPSINPYGRASLNYNNEEEKAAAVEAWVACHGKEPKSVIGLQASEISWDYEGEHHYYKAGVPWWRQDAVESELV